In one window of Pseudomonas putida DNA:
- the apaG gene encoding Co2+/Mg2+ efflux protein ApaG — translation MSDPRYQIDVSVVTRFLKEQSDPENNRFAFAYTITVSNNGTLKAKLRARHWLITNGDGAVEEVRGDGVIGQQPTIDPGQSYTYSSGAVISTRVGTMQGSYQMFAEDGTRFDAEIAPFRLAVPGALH, via the coding sequence ATGTCCGACCCCCGCTACCAGATCGACGTCAGCGTCGTGACCCGCTTCCTCAAAGAGCAATCCGACCCAGAGAACAACCGTTTCGCCTTCGCCTACACCATCACGGTGTCGAACAACGGCACGCTCAAGGCCAAGCTGAGGGCGCGCCACTGGCTGATCACCAACGGTGACGGTGCCGTCGAAGAAGTGCGCGGCGATGGCGTCATTGGCCAACAACCGACCATCGACCCTGGGCAGAGCTATACCTACAGCAGTGGCGCAGTCATCAGCACTCGCGTCGGTACCATGCAAGGCAGCTATCAGATGTTCGCCGAAGACGGTACCCGCTTCGACGCCGAGATCGCGCCGTTCCGCCTGGCTGTGCCTGGAGCTCTGCACTGA
- the surA gene encoding peptidylprolyl isomerase SurA — MKSKLIDRLRPLMLGAVMLSGAVHAAPQPLDRVVAIVDNDVVMQSQLDQRVHEVQQTIAKRGGGVPPAGALEQQVLERLIVENLQLQIGERSGIRITDEELNQAIGTIAQRNGMSLDQFRAALAHDGLSFDDARDQVKREMIISRVRQRRVAERIQVSEQEVKNFLNSDLGKMQMSEEYRLANILIPTPESANSDAIQAAARQAGEVYQQLRQGADFGQLAIARSASENALEGGEMGWRKAGQLPPDFAKMLSSMSIGDITQPIRIPNGFIILKLEEKRGGSESVLRDEVHVRHILIKPSEIRSDAATEQLAERLYDRIKNGEDFAQLAKSFSEDPGSALNGGDLNWVDPNSLVPEFREQMANAEQGVVTKPFRTQYGWHVLEVLGRRATDSTEQAREQQALNVLRNRKYDEELQTWLRQIRDEAYVEIKLPGADQATQ; from the coding sequence GTGAAGAGCAAGCTTATTGATCGTCTGCGCCCGCTGATGCTGGGCGCCGTAATGCTGAGCGGTGCGGTGCATGCCGCGCCGCAACCCCTGGACCGCGTGGTGGCCATCGTCGATAACGACGTGGTCATGCAGAGCCAGCTGGACCAGCGCGTACACGAAGTGCAGCAGACCATCGCCAAGCGCGGCGGTGGCGTGCCGCCTGCCGGCGCCCTGGAACAGCAGGTGCTGGAACGCCTGATCGTCGAGAACCTGCAACTGCAGATCGGCGAGCGCTCGGGCATTCGTATCACCGACGAAGAACTCAACCAGGCCATCGGCACCATCGCCCAGCGCAACGGCATGTCGCTGGATCAGTTCCGTGCTGCCCTCGCTCACGATGGTCTGTCGTTCGATGACGCCCGTGATCAGGTCAAGCGCGAGATGATCATCAGCCGCGTTCGCCAGCGTCGCGTGGCCGAGCGCATCCAGGTGTCCGAGCAGGAAGTGAAGAACTTCCTCAACTCCGACCTGGGCAAGATGCAGATGTCGGAAGAATACCGCCTGGCCAACATCCTGATTCCGACCCCGGAAAGCGCCAATTCGGACGCTATCCAGGCCGCGGCACGCCAGGCTGGCGAGGTCTACCAGCAACTGCGCCAGGGCGCCGACTTCGGCCAGTTGGCCATCGCCCGCTCGGCCAGCGAAAACGCCCTGGAAGGCGGCGAGATGGGCTGGCGCAAGGCCGGCCAACTGCCACCTGACTTCGCCAAGATGCTCAGCAGCATGTCCATCGGTGACATCACCCAGCCGATTCGCATCCCCAACGGCTTCATCATCCTCAAGCTCGAGGAGAAGCGCGGTGGCAGCGAAAGCGTACTGCGCGACGAAGTCCATGTACGTCATATCCTGATCAAGCCCAGCGAGATCCGCAGCGATGCGGCGACCGAGCAACTGGCTGAACGACTGTACGATCGCATCAAGAATGGCGAAGACTTCGCCCAACTGGCGAAAAGCTTCTCGGAAGATCCAGGCTCCGCACTCAACGGCGGCGACCTGAACTGGGTCGACCCGAACAGCCTGGTACCGGAATTCCGCGAGCAGATGGCCAACGCCGAGCAAGGCGTCGTGACCAAGCCGTTCCGCACCCAGTACGGCTGGCATGTGCTGGAAGTACTCGGTCGTCGCGCTACCGACAGCACCGAACAGGCCCGCGAGCAGCAGGCCCTGAACGTACTGCGCAACCGTAAATACGACGAAGAGCTGCAGACCTGGCTGCGCCAGATCCGCGACGAAGCCTACGTTGAGATCAAGCTGCCTGGCGCCGACCAGGCGACCCAGTGA
- the murU gene encoding N-acetylmuramate alpha-1-phosphate uridylyltransferase MurU has translation MKAMILAAGKGERMRPLTLHTPKPLVPAAGKPLIEYHLEALARAGVSDVVINHAWLGQQIEDHLGDGSRFGLSISYSPEGEPLETGGGIFKALPLLGDAPFLLVNGDVWTDYDFKRLFQPLQGLAHLVLVDNPGHHGRGDFRLDGTHVVDGDDAPGTLTFSGLSVLDPKLFEGCQPGAFKLAPLLRQAMAAGQVTGEHYPGQWIDVGTLERLAEVERLIGERA, from the coding sequence ATGAAAGCGATGATCCTGGCGGCAGGCAAGGGCGAGCGCATGCGCCCGCTGACCTTGCACACCCCCAAACCCCTTGTGCCTGCCGCGGGCAAGCCGCTGATCGAGTACCACCTCGAAGCTCTGGCCAGGGCGGGGGTGAGCGATGTGGTGATCAACCATGCCTGGCTCGGGCAGCAGATCGAGGATCACCTGGGCGATGGCAGCCGCTTCGGTCTGAGCATCAGCTATTCGCCCGAGGGCGAGCCGCTGGAGACCGGCGGCGGCATCTTCAAGGCGCTGCCGCTGCTGGGGGATGCGCCGTTCCTGCTGGTCAACGGTGACGTCTGGACCGATTACGACTTCAAGCGCCTGTTTCAACCGCTTCAGGGCCTTGCGCACCTGGTGCTGGTGGACAATCCGGGGCATCACGGGCGTGGCGACTTCCGTCTCGACGGCACGCACGTCGTCGATGGCGACGACGCTCCCGGCACCCTGACGTTCAGTGGCCTGTCGGTACTCGACCCGAAGTTGTTCGAAGGCTGCCAGCCCGGCGCCTTCAAGCTCGCGCCGCTGCTGCGCCAGGCAATGGCGGCCGGGCAGGTGACAGGTGAGCATTATCCTGGGCAGTGGATCGACGTCGGCACTCTCGAGCGCCTGGCCGAGGTCGAGCGCCTGATCGGCGAGCGTGCCTGA
- a CDS encoding aminoglycoside phosphotransferase family protein, with translation MPDHDVRLQQLTVWLEQQLQNLFQENAWGDVPAGSLTAASSDASFRRYFRWEGGGHSFVIMDAPPPQENCAPFVAIDHLLASAGINVPVIHAQDLERGFLLLSDLGRKTYLEIIGDDNADALFADAIDALLAQQQLPMQAPLPSYDTALLRRELELFPEWYVGRELKLAFSEAQQASWQRISQQLIDSALAQPKVLVHRDYMPRNLMHSAPNPGVLDFQDAVYGPVTYDITCLFKDAFLSWPQARFDGWLRSYWDKAQAAGIPVQPEFEEFQRASDLMGVQRHLKVIGIFARICHRDGKPRYLTDVPRFFAYIDEVIARRPELAELGQLIGELKTGAHP, from the coding sequence ATGCCTGATCATGATGTACGCCTGCAACAGCTGACTGTGTGGCTCGAACAACAGCTTCAGAATCTTTTCCAAGAAAACGCCTGGGGCGACGTGCCTGCGGGCAGCCTGACCGCCGCCAGCAGCGACGCGAGCTTTCGTCGCTACTTCCGCTGGGAGGGCGGCGGACACAGTTTCGTGATCATGGATGCGCCACCGCCGCAGGAAAATTGCGCACCTTTCGTCGCCATCGACCACTTGCTGGCCAGCGCGGGTATCAACGTGCCGGTGATCCATGCCCAGGACCTGGAGCGTGGCTTCCTGCTTTTGAGCGACCTGGGGCGCAAGACATATCTGGAAATCATCGGCGACGACAATGCCGATGCCCTGTTCGCCGATGCCATTGACGCGCTGCTGGCCCAGCAACAACTGCCGATGCAAGCGCCGCTGCCGAGCTACGATACCGCCTTGCTGCGCCGCGAGCTGGAGCTGTTCCCCGAGTGGTATGTCGGGCGTGAACTGAAACTGGCGTTCAGCGAAGCGCAGCAAGCCAGCTGGCAGCGCATCAGCCAGCAACTGATCGACAGCGCCCTGGCCCAGCCCAAGGTCCTGGTGCACCGCGACTACATGCCGCGCAACCTCATGCACAGCGCCCCCAACCCGGGCGTGCTGGACTTCCAGGACGCCGTCTACGGCCCGGTGACCTACGACATCACTTGCCTGTTCAAGGATGCCTTCCTCAGTTGGCCGCAAGCACGTTTCGATGGCTGGTTGCGCAGCTACTGGGACAAGGCGCAGGCCGCAGGGATTCCGGTGCAGCCTGAGTTTGAAGAATTCCAGCGTGCCAGCGACCTGATGGGCGTACAGCGCCACCTCAAGGTGATCGGCATCTTCGCCCGCATCTGTCACCGCGATGGCAAACCGCGCTACCTCACCGACGTGCCGCGTTTCTTCGCCTATATAGATGAAGTGATCGCCCGTCGCCCTGAGCTGGCCGAACTCGGTCAACTGATCGGCGAACTCAAGACTGGGGCACACCCATGA
- the pdxA gene encoding 4-hydroxythreonine-4-phosphate dehydrogenase PdxA — MKPLRFAVTPGEPAGIGPDLCLLLAAEPQPHPLIAITSRDLLAERAAQLGLSVTLLSVSPDAWPDQPAPAGSLYVWDTPLATPVTAGQLDSRNAAFVLQTLTRAGQGCLKGDFAGMITAPVHKGVINESGIAFSGHTEFLADLTQTAQVVMMLATHGLRVALVTTHLPLRDIADAITAERLERVTRILHADLRDKFGITQPRILVCGLNPHAGEGGHLGREEIDIIEPALERLRAEGMDLHGPLPADTLFTPKYLEHCDAVLAMYHDQGLPVLKYKGFGAAVNVTLGLPIIRTSVDHGTALDLAGSGKVDTGSLRVALETAYQMAENRP, encoded by the coding sequence GTGAAGCCCCTGCGCTTCGCCGTCACCCCCGGCGAGCCGGCCGGCATAGGTCCAGACCTGTGCCTGCTGCTCGCCGCAGAGCCTCAGCCGCACCCCCTGATCGCCATCACCAGCCGTGACCTGCTCGCCGAGCGGGCCGCGCAGCTGGGGCTGTCGGTTACGCTGCTGTCGGTGTCGCCGGATGCCTGGCCAGACCAACCGGCACCCGCAGGCAGCCTCTACGTGTGGGACACGCCGCTGGCAACGCCTGTAACTGCCGGCCAACTGGACTCACGCAACGCGGCCTTCGTCCTGCAGACCTTGACCCGCGCGGGCCAAGGCTGCCTGAAAGGTGACTTCGCCGGGATGATCACCGCCCCGGTGCACAAGGGCGTGATCAACGAGAGCGGTATCGCCTTCTCCGGGCATACCGAGTTCCTCGCCGACCTCACCCAGACGGCCCAGGTGGTGATGATGCTCGCCACCCACGGTCTGCGTGTGGCGCTGGTCACCACGCACCTGCCGCTGCGCGACATCGCCGACGCCATCACCGCCGAACGCCTGGAGCGCGTCACGCGCATCCTGCATGCCGACCTGCGCGACAAGTTCGGCATCACCCAACCACGCATCCTGGTCTGCGGCCTCAACCCGCATGCCGGCGAAGGCGGCCACCTTGGCCGTGAAGAAATCGACATCATCGAGCCCGCGCTCGAGCGCCTGCGCGCCGAGGGCATGGACCTGCACGGTCCATTGCCGGCCGATACCCTGTTTACCCCCAAATACCTGGAGCACTGCGACGCAGTGCTGGCGATGTACCACGACCAAGGCCTGCCCGTACTCAAGTACAAGGGCTTCGGCGCCGCAGTCAACGTGACGCTGGGCCTGCCGATCATCCGTACCTCGGTCGATCATGGCACTGCCCTGGACCTGGCCGGCAGCGGCAAGGTCGACACCGGCAGCCTGCGCGTCGCCCTGGAAACCGCCTACCAGATGGCCGAGAACCGACCATGA
- the rsmA gene encoding 16S rRNA (adenine(1518)-N(6)/adenine(1519)-N(6))-dimethyltransferase RsmA produces the protein MNEHYQHRARKRFGQNFLHDAGIIDRILRAINAKAGEHLLEIGPGQGALTEGLLGSGAQLDVVELDKDLVPILQHKFADRDNFRLHQGDALKFDFNTLGVPPRSLKVVGNLPYNISTPLIFHLLAHAGLIRDMHFMLQKEVVERMAAGPGGGDWGRLSIMVQYHCRVEHLFNVGPGAFNPPPKVDSAIVRLVPHEVLPHPAKDPALLERVVREAFNQRRKTLRNTLKGLLDSQAIEAAGVDGSLRPEQLDLAAFVRLADQLALQQG, from the coding sequence ATGAACGAGCACTACCAACACCGGGCGCGCAAGCGCTTCGGCCAGAACTTCCTGCACGACGCCGGCATCATCGACCGCATCCTGCGGGCGATCAACGCCAAGGCCGGCGAGCACCTGCTGGAAATCGGCCCGGGCCAGGGCGCCCTGACCGAGGGCCTACTGGGCAGCGGCGCACAACTCGACGTGGTCGAGCTGGACAAGGACCTGGTGCCCATCCTCCAGCACAAGTTCGCCGACCGCGACAATTTCCGCCTGCACCAGGGCGATGCCCTCAAGTTCGATTTCAATACCCTGGGCGTGCCGCCGCGCAGCCTGAAAGTCGTCGGCAACCTGCCCTACAACATCTCCACGCCACTGATCTTCCACCTGCTGGCTCACGCCGGACTGATCCGCGACATGCATTTCATGCTGCAGAAAGAAGTGGTCGAGCGCATGGCCGCAGGTCCGGGCGGCGGGGACTGGGGACGCCTGTCGATCATGGTGCAGTACCACTGCCGCGTGGAACATCTGTTCAATGTCGGCCCTGGCGCGTTCAATCCGCCACCGAAAGTGGATTCGGCCATCGTCCGCCTGGTGCCGCACGAAGTGCTGCCGCACCCGGCCAAGGACCCGGCACTGCTCGAGCGCGTGGTGCGCGAAGCGTTCAACCAGCGCCGCAAGACCCTGCGCAACACACTCAAGGGGCTGCTCGACAGCCAGGCCATCGAGGCGGCTGGCGTCGATGGCAGCCTGCGCCCTGAACAGCTGGACCTGGCGGCCTTCGTGCGCCTGGCTGATCAACTGGCACTGCAGCAAGGCTGA
- a CDS encoding alpha/beta hydrolase family protein, which yields MFILYRTTLAMFCLASALPLAAHAADPDKPAAPAETTAVRAPLAERSQEDAQALERLVPKAEQKTLQADGENFLALWKPANDSAPKGAVIIVPGAGETADWPNAVGPLRNKFPDVGWHSLSISLPDLLADSPQARATDTPAAQPDKVEGKGTSAPAKDTPDDANANVAQATAADADTAQGTDAVQADEQNDSADATRIFARLDAAVAFAQQQNAHSIVLIGHGSGAYWAARYVSEKQPPQVQKLALISAQTPARVEHDLESLVPTLKVPTADIYVMTRTRDQNAAKLRLQASKREKDSQYRQLSLIAMPGARAAEQEQLFRRVRGWLMPQEAQ from the coding sequence ATGTTCATACTTTATCGCACGACGCTGGCCATGTTCTGCCTGGCCTCGGCCCTACCGCTCGCGGCCCATGCCGCCGACCCCGACAAACCTGCCGCGCCGGCTGAAACCACTGCCGTGCGCGCGCCCCTTGCCGAACGCAGCCAGGAAGACGCCCAGGCTCTGGAACGCCTGGTGCCCAAGGCCGAGCAGAAGACCCTGCAGGCCGACGGCGAAAACTTTCTGGCATTGTGGAAACCGGCCAACGACAGCGCCCCGAAAGGCGCCGTGATCATCGTGCCCGGTGCCGGCGAAACCGCCGACTGGCCCAATGCTGTCGGCCCGCTGCGCAACAAGTTTCCCGATGTCGGCTGGCACAGCCTGAGCATCAGCTTGCCCGATCTGCTGGCCGACAGCCCGCAGGCACGCGCCACCGACACACCCGCCGCCCAGCCCGACAAGGTAGAGGGCAAGGGCACCAGCGCCCCGGCCAAGGATACGCCGGACGACGCCAACGCCAATGTCGCCCAGGCCACGGCGGCCGATGCCGATACCGCGCAGGGCACCGACGCCGTGCAGGCCGACGAGCAGAACGACTCCGCCGACGCCACCCGCATCTTCGCCCGCCTCGATGCTGCCGTGGCCTTCGCCCAGCAGCAGAATGCCCACAGCATCGTCTTGATCGGCCATGGCAGCGGGGCGTACTGGGCGGCGCGCTATGTGAGCGAGAAACAGCCACCACAGGTGCAGAAGCTGGCACTGATCTCGGCGCAGACACCGGCACGGGTCGAGCACGACCTGGAAAGCCTGGTGCCGACGCTCAAAGTGCCCACCGCCGACATCTACGTCATGACCCGCACCCGCGATCAGAACGCCGCCAAGCTGCGCCTGCAAGCCAGCAAGCGCGAGAAGGACAGCCAGTATCGGCAGCTGTCGCTGATTGCCATGCCGGGTGCCAGGGCAGCGGAGCAAGAGCAGCTGTTCCGTCGGGTGCGGGGATGGTTGATGCCGCAGGAAGCGCAGTAA
- a CDS encoding TerB family tellurite resistance protein has product MWWPSTVIGAGAGFAVASIPGALLGALLGQAMDRRLRLQGWDDVRERLGGRPALRDEELLFVLLGRLAKSDGRVAEGHIYQARQEMTRLDLAEPARLRAIAAFNRGKSGKDRLGQYLRRIGQQPHGAEGTLRACWRMVWADGKAGRHERELLLDWGQQLGMSRNQVQALSQEYEPNRSAVEGGVMTYAAALRLLGVEADTDGDRIKQAYRRLVSRHHPDKLVGSGASAARVREATERTRELHQAYALIRKRRGI; this is encoded by the coding sequence ATGTGGTGGCCGAGCACAGTGATTGGTGCCGGAGCCGGTTTTGCCGTGGCCAGCATTCCTGGCGCCTTGCTGGGCGCCTTGCTGGGACAGGCCATGGACCGACGTCTGCGCCTGCAGGGATGGGATGATGTGCGCGAGCGCCTGGGTGGGCGTCCGGCCTTGCGCGACGAAGAGTTGCTGTTCGTGCTGTTGGGGCGTCTGGCCAAGAGTGATGGGCGAGTCGCAGAGGGGCATATCTATCAGGCACGTCAGGAAATGACCCGCCTGGACCTTGCGGAGCCCGCCCGCTTGCGGGCGATCGCGGCATTCAACCGCGGCAAGTCGGGCAAGGACCGTCTGGGGCAGTACCTGCGCCGTATCGGCCAGCAGCCCCACGGCGCCGAAGGTACGCTGCGGGCGTGCTGGCGCATGGTCTGGGCCGATGGCAAGGCGGGGCGGCACGAGCGTGAACTGTTGCTGGACTGGGGCCAGCAATTGGGCATGAGCCGTAACCAGGTGCAGGCCTTGTCCCAGGAGTACGAGCCGAACCGTTCTGCGGTCGAGGGCGGGGTGATGACCTATGCCGCGGCGCTGCGACTGCTGGGCGTCGAGGCCGATACCGACGGTGATCGGATCAAGCAGGCCTATCGCCGACTGGTCAGCCGGCATCACCCGGACAAGCTGGTCGGTAGTGGTGCAAGCGCGGCTCGGGTGCGTGAAGCGACCGAGCGCACGCGTGAGTTGCATCAGGCTTATGCCCTGATTCGCAAGCGGCGGGGGATTTGA
- a CDS encoding LPS-assembly protein LptD → MALKSPAFRRKFPLLVTGGLLALQPLATSYVVAAEQFDCQVSAAGGWDCKPKTAASTLPPRPVHDGAALSGGTEAQTAEAAGSAEPKPVLVTESKGRALKSRSEDYSHLDWVPREKLTAAQLAETGPYCGGAYIEPIRPGMNDSTPKDESPTYLNAKVSKYQQEQQIATLAGDVVMRQGSMQAEADEANLYQTENRGELKGNVKIRDNGTLVVGDQAEVQLDTGEAKVDNAEYVMHKSHIRGSALYAKRAENAIIRLKDGTYTTCEPGSNAWQLKGNNITLNPATGFGTGTNVTLRVKDIPVFYTPYIYFPIDDRRQSGFLPPSFSTSSDTGFMLVTPYYFNLAPNYDATLYPRYMAKRGLLMEGEFRYLTKSSEGQFGGAYLNDEDDDRKLQTDYKKERWMVNWQHKGGLDERLMTEVDYTDISDPFYFQDLESDQIGVQKRDFINQQGALTYRGDTYNARLNVHAYEMATISQITPYDRLPQITVNGMLPYHPAGFDFSYDTEAVRFDRNLKNDFVRNKDGLPDDSTGFPGRRLDENVSGIARANGTRLNIAPAMSLPMEASYGYITPKLKYAYTSYDLDLDSQGKAQAIAQSANPAYGSYHSSLNRDIPIFSVDSGLYFDRNTSLFGTNYRQTLEPRLFYLYVPNKDQKDIPLFDSGETLFSYDSLFRDNRFSGIDRIGDENKLSLGVTTRWIEENGFERQRFSIGQAYYFEDRKVQLPGINYRERDDAKSNVSPYALVYQYAFNRDWRFNSDFNWDPDSRSTRSGSAMFHYQPEDNPNKVINAGYRYRNDTITYDSLTGLWKVGGGDYGTPGQPGYIKDYYKIQQHDFSVIWPIVPQWSVIARWQHDYNRNRTLEAMGGFEYDSCCWKLRLINRYWLDTDDFSQALPQNEKGDHGVFLQIVLKGLGGVVGNKVESFLDQGIQGYRTREEQAY, encoded by the coding sequence ATGGCATTGAAATCCCCCGCGTTTCGTAGAAAGTTTCCATTGCTGGTGACTGGCGGTCTGCTGGCCCTGCAACCTCTGGCCACATCGTACGTGGTGGCTGCCGAGCAGTTCGACTGCCAAGTGTCCGCCGCCGGTGGTTGGGACTGCAAGCCCAAGACCGCTGCCAGCACTCTGCCGCCGCGCCCTGTGCACGATGGTGCCGCGCTCAGTGGCGGCACCGAGGCCCAGACCGCCGAGGCGGCTGGCAGTGCCGAGCCCAAGCCGGTGCTGGTCACCGAGAGCAAGGGCCGCGCGCTGAAATCGCGCAGCGAAGACTACAGCCATCTGGACTGGGTGCCCCGCGAGAAGCTCACCGCTGCGCAACTGGCCGAGACCGGCCCGTATTGCGGCGGCGCGTACATCGAGCCGATCCGTCCGGGCATGAACGACTCCACGCCCAAGGACGAGTCGCCGACCTACCTCAACGCCAAGGTCTCCAAGTACCAGCAGGAGCAGCAGATCGCTACCCTGGCCGGTGACGTGGTCATGCGCCAGGGCAGCATGCAGGCCGAAGCCGACGAAGCCAACCTCTACCAGACCGAGAACCGCGGCGAGCTCAAGGGCAACGTCAAGATTCGCGACAACGGTACGCTGGTGGTGGGCGACCAGGCCGAAGTCCAGCTCGATACTGGCGAAGCCAAGGTCGACAACGCCGAATACGTGATGCACAAGTCGCACATCCGCGGCTCGGCCCTGTACGCCAAGCGTGCAGAAAACGCCATCATCCGCCTCAAGGACGGTACCTATACCACCTGTGAGCCGGGCAGCAACGCATGGCAGCTCAAGGGCAACAACATCACCCTGAACCCGGCAACCGGCTTCGGTACCGGCACCAACGTCACCCTTCGGGTCAAGGATATTCCGGTGTTTTACACACCGTACATCTACTTCCCGATCGACGACCGTCGCCAGTCCGGCTTCCTGCCGCCGTCGTTCAGTACCAGCAGCGACACCGGCTTCATGCTGGTCACGCCGTACTACTTCAACCTGGCGCCGAACTACGACGCCACCTTGTACCCTCGCTACATGGCCAAGCGCGGCTTGTTGATGGAAGGCGAATTCCGCTACCTGACCAAGTCGAGCGAAGGTCAGTTCGGCGGCGCGTACCTCAACGACGAGGACGACGACCGCAAGCTGCAGACGGACTACAAGAAAGAACGCTGGATGGTCAACTGGCAGCACAAGGGCGGCCTGGACGAGCGTCTGATGACCGAGGTGGACTACACCGACATCAGCGACCCGTTCTACTTCCAGGACCTGGAGTCCGACCAGATCGGTGTGCAGAAGCGTGACTTCATCAACCAGCAAGGGGCGCTGACGTACCGGGGCGACACTTACAATGCGCGGTTGAACGTACATGCGTACGAAATGGCCACCATTTCGCAGATCACGCCTTATGATCGCCTGCCGCAGATTACCGTTAACGGGATGCTGCCATACCATCCTGCTGGCTTCGATTTCTCTTACGATACCGAGGCTGTGCGCTTTGATCGTAATCTGAAGAATGATTTCGTACGAAACAAAGACGGGCTCCCGGATGACAGCACCGGATTTCCTGGACGTCGTCTGGACGAAAACGTATCTGGCATCGCTCGAGCGAACGGCACCCGCTTGAATATCGCCCCAGCGATGAGCCTGCCGATGGAAGCCAGCTATGGCTACATCACGCCGAAGCTCAAGTACGCTTACACCAGCTACGATCTCGATCTAGACAGCCAAGGCAAAGCCCAGGCAATCGCTCAGTCGGCAAACCCTGCGTACGGCAGCTACCACAGCTCGCTGAACCGCGACATCCCGATCTTCAGCGTCGACAGCGGCCTCTACTTCGACCGCAACACCTCGTTGTTCGGCACCAACTATCGCCAGACCCTCGAACCACGTCTGTTCTACCTCTATGTCCCTAACAAGGACCAGAAGGACATCCCGCTGTTCGACTCCGGCGAAACCCTGTTCAGCTACGACTCGCTGTTCCGCGATAACCGCTTCAGCGGTATCGACCGTATCGGCGACGAGAACAAGCTGTCGCTGGGCGTGACGACTCGCTGGATCGAGGAAAACGGCTTCGAGCGCCAACGCTTCAGCATCGGCCAGGCGTACTACTTCGAAGACCGCAAAGTGCAGTTGCCAGGTATCAACTACCGCGAGCGCGATGACGCTAAGTCGAACGTTTCGCCATACGCTCTGGTGTATCAGTACGCCTTCAACCGCGACTGGCGCTTCAATTCGGACTTCAACTGGGATCCAGACAGCCGCAGCACCCGTTCGGGCAGCGCGATGTTCCACTACCAGCCTGAAGACAACCCGAACAAAGTGATCAACGCCGGCTATCGCTACCGTAACGACACCATTACCTACGACTCCCTGACCGGTCTGTGGAAAGTCGGCGGCGGTGACTACGGCACACCTGGCCAGCCGGGCTACATCAAGGATTACTACAAGATCCAGCAGCACGACTTCTCGGTCATCTGGCCGATCGTGCCGCAATGGAGCGTCATTGCCCGCTGGCAGCACGACTACAACCGCAACCGCACCCTCGAAGCGATGGGCGGTTTCGAGTACGACAGCTGCTGCTGGAAGCTGCGCCTGATCAACCGCTACTGGCTCGACACCGACGACTTCAGTCAGGCCCTGCCGCAGAACGAAAAGGGCGACCACGGCGTATTCCTGCAGATCGTCCTCAAAGGCCTCGGCGGCGTCGTGGGCAACAAGGTCGAATCGTTCCTGGACCAAGGCATTCAAGGTTACCGTACCCGTGAAGAGCAAGCTTATTGA